The DNA sequence GGATTCGGTGCTGGGGTCCGTTCGTGGGGGTAGCCGTCCGTCAGCCCAGCTCGCAGGGATAGTACAGCGTCCCAGTGCCTGGGGGGGGGCAATAAAACAGGGGGGTAAGAGCAATCCAAGGACCCCCCAACCCAGCCCGGCCAGGGCCCGCTCTGAGGAGCTCCCCACGGGTAGCAGAAGAGTGGGCAAGGTGGAGGGGATAAATCGGGAGGAGAAACAACCCCCACGCCCTGGGCCTGGGGGAGTAGTTGGGGGGCCAGCGGTGGGGGGACAAGACTGGGCAGAGATGGGGCACAGCGGCGGAGTGTCTAGGAAAATGACCTGGAGGGGCTCAGAGCCCAGGGATGGGGGTGGATTGGCCATAGGAGGTGCAGGGGGGcacagattgggggtgggggatggattAGCTGTGGGGGGGATGTGGGGAGCACAGACCAAGGAGGGGGTGGATCGGCTGTGGGGGAAATGTGGGGGGCACAGATCAGGAATTGGGGGGTGGATTAGCCGGGGGGCACAGATCGGAGGTGGGGGTAGATTATCTGGGGGAGGAACGTGGGGGACACAGGGGGATGGATCGGCCATGGGGGGGAACGTGGGGGGCACAGAccagggagggggtgtggattggccgtggggagtgcagggggtcacagactgggggtgggggtggatcagctgtggggggtgcgggggggccCAGACCAGGGATGGGGATGGATCAgcggtggggggtgcagggggcataGACCGGGGTAAATAGTCAGTCCCCCCCATGGAAGCAGGGCCTCCCAACCCTGCTGCCCTGCTCACCTGAGTCTCTGTGGGGGGAGCCGGGTCCCGGGGGGGCCCGCTGGTGCCTCCGGCAGAGCATGTAGGTCAGGACCCCCACCAGCACCAGGATGATGCCCACCAGCACCGGCACGGCCGTGAGGTAGTGACGGGGCTGCGTGGGGAGGGGGCCAttgcctgctccctcccccttccGGGGCGCCAGGCCGGGCCCCCAAACGGGGTCTGCAAGACAAAGGGGAAGGGGGTTAGAAACTGGAGGGGGTAAGGATCCCTTCCCCCTTGGGGGATCCCAGCCCCACGGAGAGTCCCCCTCATGGGGGATCCCAGCTGTGAGCTCACCGGTGGTCAGGGCTTCATCCGTGGGGCTGGCCATGGGTCCGTGCGGTGCCGACGGTCTGTCTGAGGGTCCGTGGGGATCTGGGGGTCTGGCCGTGGGTCCGTGTGGCACCGGGGGTCCGTCTGAGGGTCCGTGGGGCTCCATGGGGCTGGccgtggggctctggggctgcaggcggctTGGGGGGGGGTCCATCTGTGGATCCATGGGGTTCTAGGGGTCGGGCTGTGCTGGGCATGGGGGGGTAGGCGTTGGGGGGCAGGGGCGCGTTGGGGGGGTTCGgagccagcaccccgcccccttGGCGGGCATCAATCCTTCCGGCTTCTGCAGGACATGGTGAGTTGGTGACCTGGTTGGGCCTGACGGGAGGGCccttgcccccctgccccccggcagtgtcagctccaccccccagcaccccactgccatgctgccctgcccaccccacccaGCGCAGggcctccccctcttcccccgtGTGCCCCCctgtgagaccccccccccacctgtaGGATCTGgggccctcacccccagctccagagggaggggttgggggtcaCACCCACCTTTCTTCTCCCAGAGCCCCCGGAGCTCGGTCACCCAGTCGGCGCTGGCCAGCCCACAGATCTGTATTCGGGGCAGCTCgaacctggggggcagggggcagaagtgaGGGGGGAAGGATAGCGTGGGGGAGGCTGGCGGGGGGCAGGGACCAAGGGGGGGTCAGGGGAGCTTGCAGGGGGAGGGTTTGGTGGGGAGGATGCGGATGGAGGGGTTGGCTGGGGGGTCCGGGGGCGTCTCCGGGACTGGAATTTGCAGCACTAGGAAATGGGGGTGTCTGGAATTTTTTGAGAACTTTGTCACCGGCTGAGGGGCGTAgtatgggctgggggggggaagcagggggtgttaggggctggcagggggcagtggggggggtatgggctggcaggggggaagtGAGGGTGTTAGGGGCTGGCGGGGGGAAAGTGGGGGTGttaggggctggcagggggtagCGGGGGGGTTATAGGCTGgcaggggggaagaagggggtatTATGGGCTGGCGGGGGCATTCGGGGTGGTGGGGGCAGCGAGGGGTATTATGGGCTGGTGGGGGTGTTGAGGCTGGCGGGGGCAACGAGGGGTATTATGGGCTGGCGGGGGCGTTCGGGGCGGCGGGGGTACGTACCGGACGAGGTGCCCCCCGCAGGCCTGGTACCCCTTCACTTTGTCGGCGAGGTCCTGGAGCCGGCCCCCGGGGGCCCTCATCAGCCTCTGGCATTTGCAGAGCCCGAGTGCGCCCCCCTCGTTCCCCCAGCCTGGGGGGGGACAGCTGGGGTTAGGGGTCAGCCACTGGGCATAGGGCGTGTTGGGTCTGACCCCCGATacggccagcccagcccccccgggAGAGATCTGGGGGGGGTCCCAGCCAACCCCCCAGGGGAGAGATCTGGGGggggtcccagcccagcccccccgggAGAGATCTGGGGGGGCGGTCCCAGCCAACCCCCCAGGGGAGAGATCTGGGGGggggtcccagcccagcccccccaggaGAGATCGGGGGGGCGGTCCCAGCCAACCCCCCAGGGGAGATAtctggggggggggtcccagcccagcccccccaggaGAGATCGGGGAGGGCGGTCCCAGCCAACCCCCCAGGGGAGAGATCGGGGGGGGTCCCAGCCCCCCCgggggcctggcctggggatCCCAGCTGGAGCAAGGGATGGGCCGCAGGGGTGGGGGGTCACACACCCCCTGGCAGCGAGGACCTatggggggggtcagtgggggggaGGTTAGCCCAGAACCTCCAGCGGGCGGGGGCGGGTCTCAGCCTGGTGCCCCCCGGGGGAGATGGAGCCGGGCTCGGGGGGGGCTCGGGGCGCAGCTGGGATCCGGGGGTCTCGGGGCGCAGCTGGGCTCGGGGGGGCCCTTACCCGGCGGGGGGGCccgcagcaggagcagcagcaggagggtcGCTCCGAGGCGGGGGGGCGCTGCCATGGGGCCGGCCACGAACCGAACCTGCCGCCCCGCCCGGGACCGGGAAGTTTTGAGCCGCCCGGGACTTTCCGGGGAGGCGGGACGGGTCCGGCCGGAGAGGGGGCGGTGCGTCCGGCTCCACCCCcccggctccctccctgccccccccggcacTGCCTGCAGCCTCCCCCCTGGCTTGCTGCAACTGCCCCCCCCCGACTCCAGtcccccccggctccctgcccgcccccccccggcactGCCTGCAACCTCCCCCCTGGCTTGCTgcaactgccccccccccgactccagtcccccccggctccctgcctcccccctccatGCTGCCTGCAAACCCCCTCCCGGACTCCAATCCCCCCCGGCTCCTTGCAGCCCCCCAGAATCCacctgccccccactcctcctaACTCTTCCACTGGCCCCCAGGGAactgcctcccccaccctgggACTGCCCCCAACATACCACCCCCCTGAATagcccctgctgcctccacaCTCTGTGTTctgtccccccaaccccccctctcCAGGGCCCCTCCCCAAGTCCCCCCCTTGGCAGGACTCCAAGCATCCCCTCCCCCGTTGTGTTGTGAGTTTTCCCCATCAGGGTGGCACTGGAGGGGGCTAGAGTCACCCCAAAATTTGTCttagcccctcccctccctttggcAGGGTTACCCAAGAGTGAGGCtggcctgcccccaccccaccgaaAACAGGGTTGTCGGGACTGGGACAGGTCGCCCCACGGCGCCTTTCGCTGGTGGGGGacatggccctgccccagctgggtcTTTGCACCTCGGCGTTCGCCGGGCATGGGGTGTTATGTGTCTCGTGGCGCCCTGTTAACTGGCCGGTGGCTTCGTTAAGAGCCAAATGGCTTTTTGTGGGTGGGGGGGTAGTCACAGGAAAagtaacacacacacccccccaaaaaaaacccaattttaaaatagtttggcTTTGCAGAGCGTGGGAATCTGGCTGGGTCCGGGTGGGATGCAGCAGGAAAAACTGGGGCTTGGtctgagtttgggggggggggtgtccttgtGTTGTTTTCGTTGCATGTTCCTGTTTTTGTTTCCTGGGGCTTTTCTGTGATTCATCCAGAGCCGGATGTGGAGGTGGTTATTGGCCGGCTGGGGAGAGAAAACGCACCCTTGGGTGCGTGGGGTTCGGAGCTTGGCAGCTGGGCCTGTGAGACGTCCAGCGCGGCCCCCGCAATCTTCTCTCTAGcccccctctttcccctgccccgGGACGGGGCTGGTGCCGCCCCTGTTTGCCCCAtagcagggcctgattctctgcctgGTACGTGGAGGGGGGAAGATACACCCTGATGGGGACGAAGGGGGCTGGGATCGGGGGAAGATTAGTAGAGACAtcctgggtgggggcaggagccTAAGGGGAGTTTgcaggccgggggagcagggtgggttggttTAAAGCCATTTAAATCGCCAGttaccacccctgacaggtgtttgtccagcctgctcttaaaatccccaatgacagagattccccCATCTCccagggcaatttattccagtgcttaacccccCTGACAGCCAGGAGGTGTttgctaatgtccaacctaaaccgcccttgctgcagtttaagccccttgcttcttgtcctgtcctcagagattaacaataacaatttttctccctcctcctcgttAACaatcttttacgtacttgaaaactgttctcacgtcccctctcagtctcctcttctccagactaaaccaacCCAAGTTTTTCAATcctccctcatagctcatgttttctagatctttcatcatttttgttgctcttctctgaactctctccaatttgtccacatctttcctgcaatgtagcacccagatctggacacaatactccagccgaggcctaatcagcacggagcagagcagaagaatgacttctcgtgtcttgcttacaacacgcCTGCtcatacagcccagaatgatgttggctttttttgcaacagcgtcacACTGTTGGCTCTCATTGATCTCGTGacccactctgacccccagatcccattccgcagtgctccttcctacgcagtcgtttcccattttgtgtgggtgcaactgactgttccttcctaaatggagaaCTTTGCATGtgtctgtgacgaagtgggactgttcttaatctTTCCTCTGAatgctgtgtgggtgcctcagtttccccgatGCAGTTCTTAAGTCGCTGGGTGGGGGGATAAAGGGGTGAGactgttgcagagcaaagggccagtgcacataaatggccgacactctgtctcctggcaactaatggcccgggcccttcccccctggaaggggatggctaaaggtgggggagaacaaagaggtcaggtgacctcctggcccggggaaggggctgagcagagaggaggggctggagggggttgttagtctggagctggctgagggcagacgtgggggtctggctcactgccccccagaaaggacccggccgaggggtccggtttgcggtacctacaagctctgttttagaccctgttcctgtcatcaaataaacctctgtgttactggctggctgagagtcacgtctgactgcgcagtgggggggggcaggaccctgtggccccccccccaggaccctgctggggcgactcgctgtgggaagcgcacggaggggcagaggatgctgaatgctccaaagagagacccaggaggggaaGCCGTGGGAGCCAGAGACAGTCTGCCCCAAGGGAGAGGGggctccccaaagccctgcctggctttgtggggagcagttccggagcaGCGCCCGGGGACCCCGTGACACCCGGAGGCAGGGGTAGCACTCACTgtgtttgtccttattgaatttcctcccatttacttcagaccatttctccagtttgtccagatcattttgaattttaatcctaccctccaaagcacttacaacccctcccagcttggtatcggcCACAGACGTCATCAGTgtcctctctgtgccattatcgaAACCATTGAtggagatattgaacagaaccggacccagaacagatccctgcgggaccccactcgttatgcccttccagcctgactgtgaaccCCTGTGACGTCATGGACAGAATCTGGGTCCGgctagatcattgttgcaaccgcTGTGGTATATTTGCAGCGGGTGCTTTACCAAGGCTGTGGCGTGAGGTGTCCCTGGAGAGGTTGTGGTGCGCCGGGTGTGATTgtgctgtctgtgtgtgtgtgtcggtttCGTAGCTGAGGTAGGACTGTTTCGTATCTCAAGGTGTGTGATTCTAAGTACCCTCAGGGAAGCATTGGGGCGGCTTCTTGGGAACGGAATTTGCAAGTtaaatgcccaatcaagaaacacttaacgggCCATGGATCTTGGGAGACTCCAATCTGGATACGAAATCGACCTCGGGTCGTTCAGGATGGCATGTGCGCAATGGCTGCCGGCGCCTGTAGAAACTGAGTCACGTTATGAGTCTGATCGcgtctcattgaaaggtgacagggccagaaagagttaattacctcCCGGGCTGACCTGACCCAGGGCCCAACTGTAGAGAGGGGTTAGGAAGATCTGGGAATGAACCGAGCTGGGAAATGCAGCCGCATTggtagaggtagaaggggaggtgtgtGCTCAGGCTTGGGATGGCAGCAGACAAGGCTTGTCTATTGCTGTGGCTTTGACTCAAAGGTCAGAAACGGAATATTAACGTTGGTGAAGACACTGGAGTGAAACAGGATTattgtctgtgtgtctctctggcggttgtggtaacctgtatctgaactctTAATGGATACATTCCCCTGGGCTGATTGCCAGGATATTTGGGAGAAGGTGAGTTAAGCTGATTGTTTTCTCAAgtcgaaaggctgctggaaatgtataaaaaccctggggcacgatcctgcttcatctcagatctgctttgggtttcaagaggggaaaccttaagccacaagaaTTGGGATCTCccgtcactgactggagtcaccctgaatatggacattgaacCTCTGGGctgtttctaaaaggacttttggcaactacaagctcctCTCTGCTAtgtctgaacctcaagaattgaattcaggtCTGTCTGTagattgatcttttaaccaacactctctctcttttctttttaaataaattttagctgagttaataagaattggctctaAGCGTGTGTTCTGGGTCAGATCtgagttataattggacctgcgaatgtggctgatcctttgggattggaagaaccttttcttgtagatgatgagataagattttcaggaatcatcatcgtatctgacaggtgtgtgtggacggaggcctgaggctgggcactggaAGGGAACTGCGGGGTTTGGATTcggagtaaccagtgaggtgctAGAGAAGCTGTTCTCTGCTGGTTGGGAAATCTAAGtgttggaataaccaccagcgtttggggtctGTCTGCCCCGTTTGGTTTGCGATTCACCCtgactgagtgacctcagctggctcccgcgggcagcaccgtcacacatGCCTGGACACGTGACtggcccaggtgactccaaactCCCTTTTGCTGTAGTTTTCCGCAGTAAGAACAAAGCGGGGTCCTCACCCCGGAGGAGAGTAGAAAAGGTGCCGCAGCTCCTCCATCCCGTCTCACTCCTGCTCCTCACCTCGGGAGGGACCTGGCTACAGACCCACGCAAGGACCCAGCCCAGCGGGGGTCCTGCAGCTTATCCCAGCCCGGCTACAAGCCTGAACCGAGAGCTTTGCCGTCACTGTACATAACCGATTCCAAGTCCCCAGTTCCAGCCCTCGGCTGCATCTTttcccttttatgaataaacctttcgaTTGTAGATTCTAAAGGGTTGGCAACAGCgcgatttgtgggtaagatctgacttgtcTATtgagctgggtctggggcttggtcctttgggatcaggagaaccttgtttcttttactgggg is a window from the Gopherus evgoodei ecotype Sinaloan lineage unplaced genomic scaffold, rGopEvg1_v1.p scaffold_51_arrow_ctg1, whole genome shotgun sequence genome containing:
- the LOC115643109 gene encoding uncharacterized protein LOC115643109 isoform X2; protein product: MAAPPRLGATLLLLLLLRAPPPGWGNEGGALGLCKCQRLMRAPGGRLQDLADKVKGYQACGGHLVRFELPRIQICGLASADWVTELRGLWEKKDPVWGPGLAPRKGEGAGNGPLPTQPRHYLTAVPVLVGIILVLVGVLTYMLCRRHQRAPPGPGSPHRDSGTGTLYYPCELG
- the LOC115643109 gene encoding proline-rich protein HaeIII subfamily 1-like isoform X3 is translated as MDPQMDPPPSRLQPQSPTASPMEPHGPSDGPPVPHGPTARPPDPHGPSDRPSAPHGPMASPTDEALTTDPVWGPGLAPRKGEGAGNGPLPTQPRHYLTAVPVLVGIILVLVGVLTYMLCRRHQRAPPGPGSPHRDSGTGTLYYPCELG
- the LOC115643109 gene encoding C-X-C motif chemokine 16-like isoform X1; its protein translation is MAAPPRLGATLLLLLLLRAPPPGWGNEGGALGLCKCQRLMRAPGGRLQDLADKVKGYQACGGHLVRFELPRIQICGLASADWVTELRGLWEKKEAGRIDARQGGGVLAPNPPNAPLPPNAYPPMPSTARPLEPHGSTDGPPPKPPAAPEPHGQPHGAPRTLRRTPGATRTHGQTPRSPRTLRQTVGTARTHGQPHG